The Phragmites australis chromosome 1, lpPhrAust1.1, whole genome shotgun sequence genomic interval TGCAGGTGACGGGGAGGTGTACTCCTGGGGCAGGGGCCCGTTCGGCCGCCTCGGGACCGGCCGCGAGGACGACGAGCTCGTCCCCGCCGCGGTGGCCCCCGCGGTCGCGGCCGGAGGGAGGCCGCGGCCCAGgttcgtcgccgtcgccgccggagCCTACCACAGCCTTGCGCTGGACGGTTCGTGCTGTGTTGCCTCATTAATTATCGACTTATCGTAGCTTTAAAACCTAGAAGTTGGGCAGTGTGTACGGCGAAGCAGGTAAACGTAGATAGATCCTGTTTGTTTCTGCTTCGGCTTCTATCAGAAGGCAGAACAAACGGGATTTCGGAGAAGTGTTTTCTAGAGAAGTCAGAAGTCCGTTTCcgaagaaaatgaactaaaactgAGAAACTCGTTGAGAGAcgtttttctgagaagttatgtgctaagaacctaaaaatttattgtagaagttAACATCCTATTTTCAAAAGTAGCTTTTCAGATAAGTCAAAagtataattttttaaagtcCAAACAAACATGCCTTTACACTCAGAGCATATCCAACAAACTTTTTAAATCTCGCTCCCTATATCTCCATATAAGAAACCTCTTCAAACGATTCCTTCTTTATTTCTCTATGCGCTCTAACCGACTCTCTAAATCTCACTTTATAAATTTCACTCATCTTTAATTGTTGGTGCAAACAATTGCAAATCATCACATAATATTATAGTGCTACAGTGAAGAACCAAAATTTACAGTAAATAGCTCAGCTAATCTTTCTTTCCAGCAGATAATAAATCAATCTCTGTAAATTTCGTTCTGAAATCACGATCCATATGCACACTAGGTTCCAACATGCACAAGACAGTAAGTTGAACCAAACCTACATGATTACTTTTGTATGCTGCAACTTTAACTAAGAGAACCGCAAGGAGACAAAGCAACAAGCTGGAAAGGGAACTAGGGGCAGGGGAGGTGTCGCCGGGGTGAGCCAATGCTCACACAACGTGGAGCCGTGGTGGCCGACGACCACACATTCACGCGGCGACACCCAGATCCAAGCGCTTAGGCAAACGCGCGGCTGAGAGCTTCCGTTGGGTGCACGAGCCGCTGAGGGCCGTGCACATGTGGCCGAGCAACTGAGCGCACCTTCCGCTGGAGAGGGATGTGGCCAGGAGGGTCGTCGTCATCACTGGAGCAGAGCCGCCACACAGTGAGGACGAAAGATTTGGGGTACTAGGCGAGCTCGCGGAAGGGGAAACGGCGGCGGGGCGGCTGGGGATGAGCTCGCGAGGGAGATCTCACAAGAGAGGGGGGCCGGTAGTTGTCGATGGCGAGCGCTATCCTCCTCCCTGGATGTGGTGAGCAAGGGGGAGGCGATAGCGAGCCCCAACTTTTGGTGATCCTCATACCAAGTCGGCTGGAGCCGGTTTTTTCACGGAACCGCCGTATTTGGCTACAGGGAGCCGGTTGGAAagtcggttggagatgctcttagtaGAGTAGGTACATAATTTTTGAATTCTGACGCCTCCGCGGTTTGTGGACAGTAGTGGAATAGACGAATCACTCCGGCCAAGAATTGGAggttttttcatttttgttacTGTGGCCCAAGCGCGAGCTTGCGACTGGCACTTTGATTTTCCGGGGCTACAATTTGTAAGTTAAGTGATCCCCAGGACGACCTGTCCCAGGCCGTACGTCCTTGCATAAGATGATATGAGTGCTTGGTTGCTCCTGCATAATGTGCACAGGCCATTCAATATTCTTTGCCCTGAATTTTTCTGCACCTGCTTTGTGCGAATTCTGATATGGTCTGACCTAGCTGGGCATTGTTGGCTGAATTGATGATGTTGCAATGGTCACTGCACAGAATATCCATAGTTTATCTAGGTTTTTTGTATGCATATAACTCTTTGTAAGAGCATTTTTTGCATAGAACTTATGTTTTGCATTTGTTATGCCTATCTAGAGGTTTAATTCCCTTAAGTGCAGAATGTTTGTTGCTGCATTTTTTTTGCGAAAAACAATTAAACACAACCAATCAAGGTACATATGCAATGGCTGATACTGATTACTGAATAATATTCAATATGGCAGATGACGGTTCACTCTGGTCATGGGGCTACAATATCTGTATCCTTCATTCTGCTTGACTTCTTTTTGAATGTTGCTAGATGCAAATCACTCAACTTATATTCTTGTCATTGCTGGGTATGTCACTACCTTGACTATTTAACGGATGGTCAGCTTGGCTATGGGGAAGATAATTCCCTTTTTCCATGTTTGGTTGAGCGTTTTCAGGATCTGGGTTCTCCTGAAGCACTGGAGGATGAAGCACAGAGCACCAGCGCCCGGACTTCTTTGAAGGTATGAGAATTTCATCGTTTTCAACAATGATCAAACCGTAAGCGTTTATAGTGGTCCGTGACAAAGTTTGGCTTTCAATTTTTCGAATCTTCATGTATGTTTTGTTACAGTTGTCTTCTGTCAAAGCTGGTGGCATGATGTCTTTTGCCATAGACAGTTTGGGAGCCCTGTGGATGTGGGGAAATTGCCCACAACAGACTGATGCTGGAGAGTTCTGTATTGCAAGTAGCTCTGTTCCACTACCTGTGTGGGATTTCCATGGACACTCCGTAGTTAAGGTTGCCTGTGGTAATGAGCATGTAGTAGCTGCAGTTAGTGCTGGAGAGACCTATACTGGAGGTGACCTTGTTTGTTACGCTTGGGGAAATAACAACCACGGCCAGTTGGGTCTAGGTGACAAGGAAAGTAGATCTCGTCCTGTGCTTATCTCAGCATTTAGTGAAGGATCTTCTTGGGAGGTGTATGAAATTGCATGCGGAGCTTGGCACACTACTGTGCTCACCAATAAGAAGTCTTTTGATGAGGATCTAGAATCTCGGTGCTGGACATTTGGCCTTGGTGATAATGGGCAGCTTGGCCATGGAACCACAACTACCATTTGCTCACCACAACCTGTTGATGGCTTACCAACCGGATCCTTCCTTATTTCTCTTGATTGTGGATTGTTCCACACAACTGTCGTATCCTCCGATGGAGAGGTGTGGTGCTGGGGAATGGAGAGAGGTCTTGGACTGTGCCCAGATGCTAGATTTTCAGGAGTTGATGCTGGGGATGCTCTATATCCAATAAGAGTTCAATATCCTGAGACAAATGGGTTCAAATTTCTTGGTCCAGTGCAGGTCACCTGTGGAGCTGCCCACACTGTTCTTGTTGCTGGTGATGGGTACAGGATGTGGGCATGGGGCAGAGGCCGCAGTGGTGTGCTTGGGAGAGGCCAGACTACTGACAGTTACATACCATGCGTTGTGACGTGGCCTCCACTTTACGAGAACTTCCAAGATATTCATGAGGACCTAGCGGAGGCATCGACGTCAAGAGTGAATGACCGCACTAGCACTGAGTTGGAGCAGAAGCTATCTGCTGCCTCAGCGGAGTTACAGTTCCTCAGGTCAAAACTGACGCTCATGGAGAGATATGCCAACATACTTCACATCTCAATCTTCCGTAAGCCGCTAGACGAACGGACGCTACCGTGCTCACTTCAGGAATCTCCGGTCTTTGATATCAGAAAGGAATTTGAGAACATCTTGGATGCAGCAGACACTGATGAACTCAATCGTTTGGAGATCTTTTACCGCAGCATGCTTTCTGGTGTGAAAGATAAGCTTCTGAAGAGAAGAGTCCAAGAGATGGTCCAACAATGCATTATTTCACTCTCTGCAGGGAGGCAAACCCCTCAAGGTCAGTGAACTGGATGATTATAATTGTTACTAAACAGCAAGTTCCATTGTACAGTATGACAATATTTGGTGCATCAAAATTGAATAAGCCCTCTTTATGCCGTCCTATTGTCGTTCTATCTGTTTCTTCAAAAAATATAGCGAGGCAGTCAAACTATACTGACATCATGATGATCACCTGGTCGACCATTTGATGCGGGCGGCATTACTGACATGTAAACGTGCATGCTGTTTATGATGTTCTTTATATGATAAATGCATACTAGATAAATTGTATCATGTGGAAATGATTTCTCTATGGAATGTCAAAGATGAGCAAGCTTATATTAATATCTAGTTTAAAAGCCATAAGGAAATAACAGTTGCAACTATCAATGTACtgcatttttttgttttatattCAGGAGAGCTGGTTGAGATATAAGTCATGCATTCCATGCGGTTAGCGTACAACGTGAATTGTTATCCTGTAGAGAAATGGCTTTTCCTTGTATGTTTGATTATTGAGCCAAATTGGAGCCAGAACTCGCCCAAATAAGCTTTTAGCAAGGCCTTATTTGGTTGGCAAAAATCCGGCTCGAGTTTTCTAGCTCTAGAGCTCAGTTTTTGAAGTGATTGGCCTGAGTTGCAATTCCTACTATTGAAATCACATACGATTACTTCTTCCTTTTCGTCTATTTTGTGATCTAGAGAAGTTGGGCTTCTTATGCTTCGGTTTCCAGCATTTTCGGCCAGATTTTCTGgctccaaaaaaagaaaaggctgaCTCAACAGTTGAACCAAACGGCACATTTGGgtgcgtttggttggagggCGAGGTTAGATGGGATAATTATCTATGCTTTTCTGGATGAGATGAGCtagtttttgtttggttaggATGGATATAATAAGCtagttttttgtttggttggtgaaATTAAAGTGGATAGGATAATCTATTCATATTTATAGTTCatcatatgagaaaaatattaatgattttttaggttttttggaatttatccgaggcattaaaaattgctaaagttataaaagtagaattttt includes:
- the LOC133919645 gene encoding ultraviolet-B receptor UVR8-like isoform X2, whose amino-acid sequence is MTVHSGHGATISLGYGEDNSLFPCLVERFQDLGSPEALEDEAQSTSARTSLKLSSVKAGGMMSFAIDSLGALWMWGNCPQQTDAGEFCIASSSVPLPVWDFHGHSVVKVACGNEHVVAAVSAGETYTGGDLVCYAWGNNNHGQLGLGDKESRSRPVLISAFSEGSSWEVYEIACGAWHTTVLTNKKSFDEDLESRCWTFGLGDNGQLGHGTTTTICSPQPVDGLPTGSFLISLDCGLFHTTVVSSDGEVWCWGMERGLGLCPDARFSGVDAGDALYPIRVQYPETNGFKFLGPVQVTCGAAHTVLVAGDGYRMWAWGRGRSGVLGRGQTTDSYIPCVVTWPPLYENFQDIHEDLAEASTSRVNDRTSTELEQKLSAASAELQFLRSKLTLMERYANILHISIFRKPLDERTLPCSLQESPVFDIRKEFENILDAADTDELNRLEIFYRSMLSGVKDKLLKRRVQEMVQQCIISLSAGRQTPQGQ
- the LOC133919645 gene encoding ultraviolet-B receptor UVR8-like isoform X1, encoding MPPKVVAVAAGEAHTLALTGDGEVYSWGRGPFGRLGTGREDDELVPAAVAPAVAAGGRPRPRFVAVAAGAYHSLALDDDGSLWSWGYNIYGQLGYGEDNSLFPCLVERFQDLGSPEALEDEAQSTSARTSLKLSSVKAGGMMSFAIDSLGALWMWGNCPQQTDAGEFCIASSSVPLPVWDFHGHSVVKVACGNEHVVAAVSAGETYTGGDLVCYAWGNNNHGQLGLGDKESRSRPVLISAFSEGSSWEVYEIACGAWHTTVLTNKKSFDEDLESRCWTFGLGDNGQLGHGTTTTICSPQPVDGLPTGSFLISLDCGLFHTTVVSSDGEVWCWGMERGLGLCPDARFSGVDAGDALYPIRVQYPETNGFKFLGPVQVTCGAAHTVLVAGDGYRMWAWGRGRSGVLGRGQTTDSYIPCVVTWPPLYENFQDIHEDLAEASTSRVNDRTSTELEQKLSAASAELQFLRSKLTLMERYANILHISIFRKPLDERTLPCSLQESPVFDIRKEFENILDAADTDELNRLEIFYRSMLSGVKDKLLKRRVQEMVQQCIISLSAGRQTPQGQ